The following DNA comes from Pseudomonadota bacterium.
CTGACAGTTGCCGGCGAAAATCAGCCTCTTCAGCTTGTCCTGAGCGGCATGGGGCCGGCTACAGACCGGCTGCGGGAGTGCATGCAATAGGCGTGCGGACAATCAAACGGATAATGGCCATCTGACTTCGGCTTTCCGGACTTCCGGTGCTCACGTACGTTTATGTACGCTGCGCCCCGGCTTCCGGAAACACTCATCATCTGTCTCATTCTGCGTTGATTGTCCGCATGCCCTGGACCCGTCTCTGGCTGGCCTCCGGTCCGAAGGGTGCGTCAGGGCGGTGCAATCTCCAGTGTGACCCTGACAGGGACAGGAAGTCCCGGGGGAGGCAGGGGCAGGGGTGATGCGGCCCTGACCTGGTTCATGACCATGATATCCCGGCCCGGATTTCCACAGGATACCAGGACGCTGACTGACAGGACCTTGCCAGTGCGGTCCACCAGGATCTGGTAGGATGCCGGAAGGCGCACATCGTTTCTCCAGGACAGCAGGCTGTCCACCGGTCCGATGCGGGCCCTGACAGCATTCAGCCACCGGTCCCCCAGTCCCTGTCCTGCCCGGGTGTAAGGTGTGCTGCGGGCCGGACCAAAAACGGTGCTCATGGCTTGGTTCAGCGCCTGTGTTCCCGGTGACGGAACGGGAATGGGGATGGCCAGGGGCCGGGGGGCCGGCACAGACCGCGGCTGGGCCTGCGGAGCGGGTGTCTGCGCCGGGGCTGGATCCTGCGGGCGGGCCGGCGCTACCCTCTGCTGCTGTGGTGCAGTCTGCTGTTCGTCCCGGGACGGAACCGGAGAAATTTCTTTCGGGGCGTCCATACCTTCATCGTCGGGGCCGGATTGTCGTCTGACGGGCGTGGCCGGTTCTGCCGCGGCGTTTTCCTCTGTGGTCTGGTCCTGCACAGCCACAATCTCGACCGGAATTTCAGAGGGGCTGTCGGGCAAGGACGGGGACCGCAGCCAGGCAAACAGCCCCCACGCCAGAACCAGAAGGACCAGGTGCACCAGGACAGACACAGCCGCTACAACCAGGACTTGCCGCCCCTTTCTGCGCAGGAAGGGAGAGGGGACGATGGACCTGAACAGGAATTCGGGCAGGACAATGCGGGGCCGGCGGGCGGCCGGATGCCTGCCTGCGTTTTTTCCCCCCGAAGTTCTGCCGGCAGAGGTGCCCCTGTCTGGTGTGGTGTCGTGAGCCATTGCGCCTGATATTATCACAGTTGCCCGGAAATATATTCCGTCATACTGTCGATGTTTGACAGGTTGTGCCACAGATCATCCAGGAGGGATCCCATGAAAAAGGACAGGACATCCAGAACGGACAGCAGCAGGGCGATTGCGGCCGGCCTTGCCACAGTGCTGGCGGATACCTTCCGGCTGTACCAGAAAACCCATGCCTTTCACTGGAACGTGGAGGGGCCTGATTTTTCCGAATTCCACGCCCTGTTTGAAACCCAGTACAATGAACTGTGGCTGGCCGTGGACATCCTGGCCGAGAGGGTCCGGGCCCTGGGCCACTATGTTCCGGCTTCCACAAGGGATTTTGCGGCCCTGTCCTCGATCCGGGAGGAGGAGGGAGTGCCGGAAGCAAAGGCCATGATCCGCCAGCTGGCCGAGGGACATGAGACAGTTATCGGGGCCATCCGCAAGGCCTATCCGGTTGCGGACCAGGCCGATGACCGGGCGACCATGGCCCTGTATGACGAGCGCCTGCAGGTCCACGAGAAAAGCGTGTGGATGCTGCGTTCGCACCTGACCCGTGGCACCGGCGACATGGTGGAGGCGGATCCGCTCAAAAAGCTGACAGGGAAAAAAACATAATGGCTGCATCAGGACCGGACATGTCCGACACGTTTACAGAAACCACGACGAAATCCTGGGGCCAGCGGCTGAAGGAGTCTGTGGCCGGGATTGTCATCGGCCTGATCATGGCGGGGCTGTGCCTGGGCTTGCTGTGGTGGAACGAAGGGCGGGCCATCAACCGCACGCGGACCCTGGCCGCAGGGCGATCAGCAGTCATCAGTATTCCCGCAAATCCGGTCGACCCCGCAAACCAGGGAAAGCTGGTCCATTTTTCAGGCCGCGCTGAAACGGCCCAGACGCTGGAAGACCCTCTGTTCCGCTTTCGCCGTCCCGCGCTGAAGCTGAAACGTACAGTCCAGATGTACCAGTGGAAGGAAGACCACGAGACAAAGACGAAGACCACCACGGGCGGCGGCGAGACAACCGAAACCGTCTATACCTACAGGAAGGTGTGGTCGGAAGCCCTGATTGATTCCGGCCGTTTCCGGTCCAGGGCTGGCCATGAAAATCCCGCCTCCATGCCGTTCCAGACCCAGGTGTGGACAGCGTCCGATATCCATGTGGGAGCATTTTTTCTCTCCACGGCCCTGACGGAGAGGCTGGATGATTATACCGGCCTGACCCCCACCGCTGAGGACACAGGGGCCATGGAGTCTTCCCTGACCCGCAGGTTCAAACTGTCTGGCGGAGAATACCTGACCGGTGATCTGTCCAGCCCTGGCATTGGCGATTTGCGGGTTCATTTCAGCATGATCGAGCCCCAGGACATCAGCGTTATTGGTGGCCAGAGCAGCGGTAACAGGCTCGAGCCGTGGCGCACTCCGCACGGATCCCTGGATCTTCTGTCAACAGGCACCAGAACGCCCGACGAGATGTTCTCGTCAGCCGAGATGGAAAACACCCTGATGACCTGGCTGATCCGCCTGGGTGGTTTTGTAGGGGTCTGGGCTGGCCTCGGCCTGTTTTTCCGGCCGTTCCGTATCCTGGCCGACGTGGTGCCCTTCATCGGGTCCATCGTGGGTGTGGGGATCGGCTTTGTGGCCGGCAGCCTGGCATTTGCGGCCAGCCTGGTCACCATCGCCGCCGCATGGATATATTACCGACCGGTCTTCGGCTATACCCTGCTGGGGATTGCTGCGGCCCTTGTCGTGATTTTCCTGCTGGTCCTGCGCAGAAGGAAACAGCCAGGGGATGGCCAGATCCCGGTGGTGAGGTGAGTTCCGGGACGATATGAAGTTTTCTTTTAATCGTCATGTGCTCACCCGCACCCTGATTGGAGGAGCGCCGGAGGGGCAGGACGCGCGGGTGTTGGCGGACATCGCGCGGCAGGCGGGTGGTGCTGGCGTTATTCACATTGCGCTGGACGATACTCGCATGGCGCATCTGGCCGAGGCGCTGGCTTTCTTTGCTCCCGATATTCGGGTGATCCAGTTTCCCGCGTGGGACTGTCTGCCCTATGACCGTGTCTCCCCGGGCGCGGATGTGGTGGGGGAGAGGGTTGCGGCGTTGATGCGGCTGATAAATTCCTCTCCCGCAGGAGAGGGAATGATTCTCCTCACCACCGTCAACGCCTTTTTGCAGCGCGTTTCCCCGCCGGAAACATTTCAGCACACGGCGTTCAGCGCGAAGATCGGCGACCGGATTGACAGTGATAAACTGCAGCAATACCTCACCCGCAACGGGTACAACCGGGCGCAGACGGTGCGCGAGCCGGGGGAGTTTGCTATCCGCGGCGATATCATCGATATTTTTCCTCCGGCGGCGGAAGAGCCATTGCGGCTGGATCTGTTCGGGGACGAGCTGGAAAACATCCGCGCGTTTGATCCGCTGACCCAGCTGACCTCGGAAAAGCGCGACGGATTTACTCTCAAACCTATGGGCGAAATCCTGCTGGATGAAGCGTCCATCCAGAACTTCCGTGCCCGGTATCGCGAGCTGTTCGGTGCGCAGAATGCCGACGACCCTCTGTATGAGGCCATCAGCGCCGGCCGCAAATACGGCGGCATGGAGCACTGGCTGCCGCTGTTTTATCTGTCGCTGGTGACGCTGGCCGATTACATGCCCCACGCGTCTGTCGTTCTCGATGCGCAGGTGGAAGAGGCTCGCAATCAGCGGCTGGAACAGATCATGGATTTTTACCAGGCGCGGCAGGCGCTGATGAAAACGCCGCAGGCCGGCGCGTACAAACCCGTTCCGCCCACGCTGATGTTTCTCGACAAGGCCGAGTGGGAGAGCATTCTTGGCAAACGCGCCACGGCCATTCTGTCGCCCTTTGCGCCAGCAGAAAACACCGGCATCGATGCGCAAGGCCGCCGCGGGCACGATTTTGCCGAGGCGCGGACGCGCATGGACATCAACCTGTTCGACGCTGTGCGCGATCACATTGCGATCCTGAAACAGCAGGGCAAAAAAGTGCTGGTGGCAGGGTATACCGATGGCTCGTGCGAGCGGCTGAAGACACTGCTGTCCCACCACGGCATGGAACATCTGCGCCTGTGTGACACGTGGCATGAGGCGAATACGCAGCACAGGGACGTGACACCACTGGTGACGCTGGCTGTTGAGCATGGCTTCGTCACGCCTGATCTCGCAGTGGTTGCCGAGCAGGATATTCTGGGCGAGCGCATGGCGCGGCCCGCACGCAAAAAACGCAGGTCGGCCAACTTCATCAGCGAGGTGAGCAGCCTGTCGCCCGGCGATCTGGTGGTGCACGCCGAGCACGGCATCGGGCGGTACGAGGGGCTGGAGACGCTGGATGTGGGCGGCGCGCCGCACGACTGTGTGAAGCTGATCTACGCGGATGGCGACAAGCTGTTCGTGCCTGTGGAGAATATTGACGTGCTGACCCGTTATGGGTCGGATGAGGGCACGGCGCAGCTGGACAAGCTGGGTGGTGTGGGTTGGCAGAACCGCAAGGCGCGCGTGAAAAAACGCCTGCTGGACATGGCCGATGCGTTGCTGAAAATTGCCGCGGAACGCCAGCTCCGCCATACGGAAATTATCGGCGCACCGGAAGGGCTCTACGACGAATTCTGCGCGCGCTTTCCCTGGGCCGAAACCGAAGACCAGACGAAATCCATCGACGATGTGCTGCAGGATCTCGGCTCGGGCCGGCCCATGGATCGCCTGGTGTGCGGCGACGTGGGCTTTGGCAAGACCGAGGTCGCTCTGCGCGCCGCCTTCGTCATGGCCATGACCGGCAAGCAGGTGGCCGTCGTGGTGCCCACCACGCTGCTGGCCCGCCAGCACAGCCGGAATTTCTCCAAACGCTTTGCCGGATTTCCGTTGCACGTTGGGCAGCTGTCGCGGCTGGTGTCGGCGAAAGACAGCACACAGGTCAAAAAAGGTTTGAAAGAAGGCACGGTCGATATTGTGGTGGGGACGCATGCGCTGCTGGCCAAGTCGATTGAGTTCAAAGACCTGGGCCTGGTGATTGTGGATGAAGAACAGCATTTTGGCGTGAAGCAGAAGGAACGCCTGAAGGAACTGCGCCACGATGTGCACGTGCTGACCATGACCGCAACGCCCATTCCGCGAACGTTGCAGCTGGCGCTGTCAGGCGTGCGCGAACTGAGCCTCATCACCACACCGCCGGTGGATCGCCTGGCGGTGCGCACCACGGTGCTGCCGTACGATCCGGTGGTGGTCCGCGAGGCGATTATGCGCGAGCATTTCCGCGGCGGCCAGACGTTCTATGTGTGTCCGCGTCTGGAAGACTTGCCCAAGGTGGAAGAGGCGCTGAAAGATCTGGTGCCCGAGGTAAAAATCATCACCGCGCACGGGCAGATGGCCTCATCCCAGCTGGAAGATGTGATGACGGCGTTCGACGAGGGCCGGTACGAGATCCTGCTGTCCACCAATATTGTGGAGTCCGGCCTGGATATTCCCACGGCCAACACCATGATCATCCACCGCGCTGATCTGTTCGGCCTGGCGCAGTTGTATCAGCTGCGCGGGCGTGTGGGCCGTGGCAAGATCCGCGGCTATGCGTATCTGACCTATTCGCCGACCATGGCGCTGTCGCAAACGGCGCAGCAGCGGCTGCACGTGATCGAGACTCTGGATACTCTGGGTGCAGGTTTTCAACTCGCCAGTCACGACATGGACATTCGCGGCGCAGGCAATTTGTTAGGCGAGGAGCAGTCGGGCAACATCCGCGAGGTCGGCGTTGAACTGTACCAGCAGATGCTGGACGATGCCGTGGACGCAGCGCGCGCCGGGGCGGGTGGAGCAATGGAGGATCGTGGCGGCTGGACGCCGCAGATCAACCTGGGCACACCGGTGCTGATCCCCGATGGGTATGTAATCGACCTGAACGTGCGCCTGTCGCTCTACCGGCGCATCGCCGGGTTAGTAGATAAAACTGAAATCGATGCCTTCGCTGCAGAACTGGTGGATCGTTTTGGCCCACTCCCCGAAGAAGTCGACAACCTGCTGAACGTGATCGGTATCAAGCAACAATGCCGCCTGGCGGGTGTCGAAAAAGTCGACGCGGGGCCCAAAGGCACCGTCCTCTCCTTCCGCAACAACGCCTTCAGCAA
Coding sequences within:
- a CDS encoding TonB family protein; this encodes MAHDTTPDRGTSAGRTSGGKNAGRHPAARRPRIVLPEFLFRSIVPSPFLRRKGRQVLVVAAVSVLVHLVLLVLAWGLFAWLRSPSLPDSPSEIPVEIVAVQDQTTEENAAAEPATPVRRQSGPDDEGMDAPKEISPVPSRDEQQTAPQQQRVAPARPQDPAPAQTPAPQAQPRSVPAPRPLAIPIPVPSPGTQALNQAMSTVFGPARSTPYTRAGQGLGDRWLNAVRARIGPVDSLLSWRNDVRLPASYQILVDRTGKVLSVSVLVSCGNPGRDIMVMNQVRAASPLPLPPPGLPVPVRVTLEIAPP
- a CDS encoding TMEM43 family protein, producing MSDTFTETTTKSWGQRLKESVAGIVIGLIMAGLCLGLLWWNEGRAINRTRTLAAGRSAVISIPANPVDPANQGKLVHFSGRAETAQTLEDPLFRFRRPALKLKRTVQMYQWKEDHETKTKTTTGGGETTETVYTYRKVWSEALIDSGRFRSRAGHENPASMPFQTQVWTASDIHVGAFFLSTALTERLDDYTGLTPTAEDTGAMESSLTRRFKLSGGEYLTGDLSSPGIGDLRVHFSMIEPQDISVIGGQSSGNRLEPWRTPHGSLDLLSTGTRTPDEMFSSAEMENTLMTWLIRLGGFVGVWAGLGLFFRPFRILADVVPFIGSIVGVGIGFVAGSLAFAASLVTIAAAWIYYRPVFGYTLLGIAAALVVIFLLVLRRRKQPGDGQIPVVR
- the mfd gene encoding transcription-repair coupling factor yields the protein MKFSFNRHVLTRTLIGGAPEGQDARVLADIARQAGGAGVIHIALDDTRMAHLAEALAFFAPDIRVIQFPAWDCLPYDRVSPGADVVGERVAALMRLINSSPAGEGMILLTTVNAFLQRVSPPETFQHTAFSAKIGDRIDSDKLQQYLTRNGYNRAQTVREPGEFAIRGDIIDIFPPAAEEPLRLDLFGDELENIRAFDPLTQLTSEKRDGFTLKPMGEILLDEASIQNFRARYRELFGAQNADDPLYEAISAGRKYGGMEHWLPLFYLSLVTLADYMPHASVVLDAQVEEARNQRLEQIMDFYQARQALMKTPQAGAYKPVPPTLMFLDKAEWESILGKRATAILSPFAPAENTGIDAQGRRGHDFAEARTRMDINLFDAVRDHIAILKQQGKKVLVAGYTDGSCERLKTLLSHHGMEHLRLCDTWHEANTQHRDVTPLVTLAVEHGFVTPDLAVVAEQDILGERMARPARKKRRSANFISEVSSLSPGDLVVHAEHGIGRYEGLETLDVGGAPHDCVKLIYADGDKLFVPVENIDVLTRYGSDEGTAQLDKLGGVGWQNRKARVKKRLLDMADALLKIAAERQLRHTEIIGAPEGLYDEFCARFPWAETEDQTKSIDDVLQDLGSGRPMDRLVCGDVGFGKTEVALRAAFVMAMTGKQVAVVVPTTLLARQHSRNFSKRFAGFPLHVGQLSRLVSAKDSTQVKKGLKEGTVDIVVGTHALLAKSIEFKDLGLVIVDEEQHFGVKQKERLKELRHDVHVLTMTATPIPRTLQLALSGVRELSLITTPPVDRLAVRTTVLPYDPVVVREAIMREHFRGGQTFYVCPRLEDLPKVEEALKDLVPEVKIITAHGQMASSQLEDVMTAFDEGRYEILLSTNIVESGLDIPTANTMIIHRADLFGLAQLYQLRGRVGRGKIRGYAYLTYSPTMALSQTAQQRLHVIETLDTLGAGFQLASHDMDIRGAGNLLGEEQSGNIREVGVELYQQMLDDAVDAARAGAGGAMEDRGGWTPQINLGTPVLIPDGYVIDLNVRLSLYRRIAGLVDKTEIDAFAAELVDRFGPLPEEVDNLLNVIGIKQQCRLAGVEKVDAGPKGTVLSFRNNAFSKPEKLVAWMMQQAGTIKLRPDNKLTALRAWDSPSDRVRGVQKLLEELANTAFGC